One genomic window of Ruminococcus gauvreauii includes the following:
- a CDS encoding ABC transporter permease, giving the protein MTDTVRGADAAPEKKKIIREFVKHRGNVIIFLFIWLAGMIFVKNFANLDNNLNIVTQSAIPAISCLGMTFVLMTGGIDLSVGYTLGFCSYMFGMFAIRMELPLIAALILTLIIGGICGLVNGLLVQIVKIPAFIVTLGTGYIIFGIAQIVSNGSAITNLPEHVLAIARAKFLGISSMVYIAAAVVLICWFVLHKSTYGRTLMSVGLNIKASRLSGVRAGYVTVMAYVTCGVCSALAAVLMATRVNNCVPTLGGTEFTFQVITAAILGGASLFGGVGSAWGSVLGVMTIYIIENCLGLLGVNYYMYTAILSIIILAAIVFENLKNRILQ; this is encoded by the coding sequence ATGACCGATACAGTTCGTGGTGCAGACGCTGCACCTGAGAAAAAGAAAATCATCAGAGAATTTGTGAAACACAGAGGGAATGTGATCATCTTTTTGTTCATCTGGCTGGCCGGCATGATCTTTGTAAAGAATTTTGCAAATCTGGACAACAACCTGAACATCGTGACACAATCAGCGATTCCGGCGATCTCCTGCCTCGGTATGACGTTTGTACTGATGACGGGCGGCATCGACCTTTCGGTCGGATATACCCTGGGATTCTGCAGCTATATGTTCGGGATGTTTGCGATCAGGATGGAGCTTCCCCTCATTGCGGCTCTTATACTGACGCTGATCATTGGGGGGATCTGCGGGCTGGTGAATGGGCTGCTGGTTCAGATCGTAAAGATCCCGGCGTTTATCGTGACACTCGGAACGGGATATATTATTTTTGGCATTGCACAGATCGTCAGCAACGGCAGTGCGATCACAAACCTGCCGGAGCATGTACTGGCCATCGCCAGGGCGAAATTTCTGGGAATATCCAGTATGGTTTACATCGCAGCAGCAGTCGTACTGATCTGCTGGTTTGTATTACATAAGTCTACCTACGGACGTACGCTGATGTCGGTTGGGCTGAATATCAAAGCGAGCCGTTTAAGCGGAGTCAGGGCAGGATATGTGACAGTGATGGCTTATGTCACTTGCGGGGTCTGTTCGGCACTCGCGGCGGTACTGATGGCGACCAGGGTGAACAACTGTGTTCCGACACTTGGAGGAACGGAATTCACTTTCCAGGTGATAACGGCGGCGATTCTGGGGGGAGCAAGTCTGTTCGGAGGAGTGGGAAGCGCGTGGGGGTCCGTACTCGGCGTGATGACCATCTATATCATAGAAAACTGCCTGGGTCTGCTGGGAGTCAATTACTATATGTATACGGCGATCCTGAGTATTATCATCCTTGCGGCAATTGTTTTTGAAAACCTGAAGAACCGGATTCTGCAGTAG
- a CDS encoding sugar ABC transporter substrate-binding protein codes for MKKMLAVLMAGVMAVGLMACTTQQSAPAGDSSSGGSDSSAEEPEADAKADDASKESDDTGGSKGTIVFSTKTITNNEFQRVMAEEAQKVVEAAGYNFELILSGDELAVAKQVENIENAINKNVDGLIVAPMDGSAVIPALEKAKTAGIPVIIADAAIDEGHEDLYATYVGSDNYKIGQEAAKQMIDKIGEGEVVMVRGASGAMGGELRAQGFTDGLEGSPVKLVNEQSGEWQSDVAMQVTENMLTANPDTKGIFLCSDGMLSGVISAYQNKGKTGDDVCVISVDGNISALDAIEAGTCYGVVAQYPGVIGQKSAETLLGILSKETDPDTLEKFIDSGYFFMNPDNIEESREIAY; via the coding sequence ATGAAGAAGATGTTGGCGGTTTTAATGGCGGGGGTTATGGCAGTTGGATTGATGGCATGTACGACACAGCAGAGTGCGCCGGCGGGTGACAGCAGCTCCGGAGGTTCTGACAGCAGTGCAGAAGAACCGGAGGCTGATGCAAAAGCGGATGATGCCTCGAAGGAATCCGATGATACCGGAGGCTCCAAAGGTACAATCGTATTCAGTACGAAGACGATCACCAATAACGAGTTTCAGCGGGTTATGGCGGAAGAGGCACAGAAGGTTGTAGAGGCGGCGGGCTATAATTTTGAACTGATCCTTTCCGGGGATGAACTTGCGGTTGCCAAACAGGTGGAAAACATTGAAAATGCGATTAATAAAAATGTCGATGGCCTGATCGTGGCGCCGATGGACGGAAGTGCGGTGATTCCGGCGCTGGAAAAGGCAAAAACTGCGGGAATTCCTGTTATTATCGCAGATGCGGCGATCGATGAGGGACATGAGGACCTGTATGCGACATACGTCGGTTCCGACAACTATAAGATCGGACAGGAAGCGGCGAAACAGATGATCGATAAGATCGGTGAAGGTGAAGTTGTGATGGTGCGGGGTGCATCCGGTGCAATGGGTGGAGAGCTTCGTGCGCAGGGATTCACGGATGGTCTGGAAGGAAGCCCGGTAAAACTGGTCAATGAGCAGAGTGGCGAGTGGCAGAGTGATGTGGCGATGCAGGTGACGGAAAACATGCTGACAGCAAACCCGGATACCAAAGGAATCTTTCTGTGTTCGGACGGTATGCTCTCGGGTGTGATCAGCGCATACCAGAACAAAGGCAAAACAGGGGATGATGTCTGTGTGATTTCTGTAGACGGCAATATCTCTGCTCTTGATGCAATTGAAGCCGGAACATGCTACGGCGTTGTAGCGCAGTATCCGGGCGTGATCGGTCAGAAATCTGCGGAAACACTGCTTGGAATATTGAGCAAAGAGACGGATCCGGATACCCTTGAGAAATTTATTGACTCCGGTTACTTCTTTATGAATCCTGATAATATTGAAGAATCCAGAGAGATTGCTTATTAA
- a CDS encoding sugar ABC transporter ATP-binding protein — protein sequence MGKTILKMEGITKYIFDEYGKAIRNTSVKILEDVNFDLQEGEVHVIVGENGAGKSTLMKVLGGIIPPDEGTVTLNDETYEVKGPKEAREKGVAFIHQELNLCLNLDIAHNIFLGREPVKNGFVDHQTIYQKSREYLDFFGYEDIDPRTMIRDLSTARQQVVEIVKAMSYKSKIIIMDEPTASLTQKEIDHLFKLIRQMKRDGISIIYISHRFDELREIGNRITVLRDGKSITTLSMDDFDYDSIVKLMVGRTIGNMFDCTHQVTDQEVLRLEGVKISPNTKPVDLVVNRGEIVGLGGLVGSGRSELARSVFGDRPVFGGRVIYKGRDYTNASPSRSIAMGMAYLSEDRKIDGLIVDKNIKENITLASLPRLFKNHVINVKKEKEIAAAGIKELNVICRSMDQLVSTLSGGNQQKVLFSKWLTSKPDLLMLDEPTRGIDVNAKAEIYQIIDNIARQGVAILMISSELPELIGMSDRIYVMRKGSVTLEITQKEMMTQERILANTLG from the coding sequence ATGGGAAAAACAATTTTGAAGATGGAAGGCATTACGAAATATATCTTCGATGAATATGGAAAAGCAATCCGGAATACATCGGTTAAAATTCTGGAGGATGTAAACTTCGATCTGCAGGAAGGCGAGGTACATGTGATCGTCGGAGAAAATGGCGCCGGGAAGTCGACACTGATGAAGGTGCTCGGGGGCATCATTCCGCCGGATGAGGGCACCGTCACGCTGAATGATGAAACGTATGAAGTGAAGGGACCGAAGGAGGCACGGGAGAAAGGGGTCGCGTTTATTCATCAGGAGCTGAACCTCTGTCTCAATTTGGATATCGCGCATAACATTTTCCTGGGGAGAGAACCCGTAAAAAATGGTTTCGTTGATCATCAGACGATTTATCAGAAGAGCAGGGAGTACCTGGATTTCTTTGGCTACGAAGACATCGACCCGAGGACCATGATCCGGGATCTGTCGACGGCGCGTCAGCAGGTGGTTGAGATCGTCAAGGCGATGTCTTATAAATCGAAGATCATCATCATGGATGAGCCGACAGCCAGTCTGACACAGAAAGAGATCGACCATCTGTTTAAACTGATCAGGCAGATGAAGAGAGACGGAATCAGCATCATCTATATCTCACATCGCTTTGATGAGCTGAGGGAAATCGGGAACCGCATCACGGTGCTGCGTGACGGCAAGTCTATCACGACGCTCTCCATGGATGACTTTGACTATGACAGCATTGTAAAACTTATGGTCGGAAGAACAATTGGAAATATGTTTGACTGTACTCATCAGGTGACGGACCAGGAAGTCCTGAGGCTTGAAGGCGTAAAAATTTCTCCAAATACCAAACCGGTGGATCTGGTCGTGAACCGCGGGGAGATCGTAGGTCTTGGCGGCCTGGTAGGATCGGGAAGAAGTGAACTGGCGAGGAGTGTATTTGGGGACCGTCCGGTATTCGGCGGCCGTGTCATCTATAAGGGCAGAGACTATACGAATGCTTCGCCGTCCAGATCAATTGCGATGGGGATGGCATATCTGTCGGAGGACCGGAAGATCGACGGACTGATCGTTGATAAGAATATTAAGGAAAATATCACGCTGGCATCGCTGCCGCGGCTTTTCAAAAATCATGTTATCAATGTGAAGAAAGAAAAAGAGATTGCAGCTGCCGGGATTAAAGAACTGAATGTCATCTGCCGCAGCATGGATCAGCTTGTGAGCACATTGAGCGGCGGCAATCAGCAGAAAGTGCTGTTTTCCAAGTGGCTGACCAGCAAACCGGATCTCCTGATGCTGGATGAACCGACCAGGGGAATCGATGTCAATGCGAAAGCGGAGATCTATCAGATCATCGATAATATCGCCAGACAGGGTGTGGCAATCCTGATGATCTCATCGGAGCTGCCGGAGCTGATCGGAATGAGTGACCGGATCTATGTTATGAGAAAGGGAAGCGTTACCCTTGAGATCACGCAGAAAGAAATGATGACGCAGGAGAGAATCCTGGCAAATACACTGGGATAA
- a CDS encoding Gfo/Idh/MocA family oxidoreductase: protein MLRVGVIGTGGIGRAHVERIATCIPDAKVVAVNDISEESALAVAGQYGIRCEKDPHALIGAEDVDAVIVTTWDRTHEEFVVSAIREGKHVFCEKPLSNTSQGCRNIMDAEIAGGKRLLMVGFMRRYDKGYRQMKAAIEAQKLGEPLLVHAQHRNAAPTGEKHTTEMSVNGALVHEFDITRWLVNDEYETAQLICPKSTKNADEDLIDPQMVILRTKSGIHIDLEIYMNCRYGYDIQCEVVGEEGTVRLPDPANAIFRKDGGRTYEIYSGWAKRFEEAYETEMKEWVKCVLKDDLSECPTAWDGYVTAVVAEACTKARLTEGTVRIDLIEKPEFYN from the coding sequence ATGCTCAGAGTTGGAGTGATAGGCACCGGCGGAATCGGCCGGGCGCATGTGGAGAGGATAGCGACCTGCATCCCGGATGCAAAGGTGGTTGCCGTCAACGATATTTCAGAAGAGTCAGCGCTTGCGGTGGCCGGGCAGTACGGGATACGCTGCGAGAAGGACCCGCATGCGCTGATCGGTGCGGAAGATGTGGACGCCGTCATTGTGACGACATGGGACAGGACACACGAGGAATTTGTGGTGTCCGCGATCAGGGAAGGGAAACATGTGTTTTGTGAAAAACCGCTGTCAAATACCTCTCAGGGATGCAGAAATATCATGGATGCGGAAATTGCCGGCGGCAAAAGGCTGCTGATGGTCGGCTTCATGAGAAGGTATGACAAAGGGTACCGGCAGATGAAAGCGGCGATTGAAGCACAAAAACTCGGAGAACCGCTGCTGGTCCATGCGCAGCACCGCAATGCGGCGCCGACCGGCGAAAAACATACGACAGAAATGTCGGTAAATGGTGCGCTGGTACATGAATTTGACATTACGAGATGGCTGGTGAACGATGAGTACGAGACTGCGCAGCTGATCTGTCCGAAGAGTACAAAAAATGCGGATGAGGATCTGATCGATCCGCAGATGGTGATTTTAAGGACAAAGTCCGGAATTCATATCGATCTGGAAATTTATATGAACTGCCGGTACGGGTATGATATTCAGTGTGAAGTGGTCGGTGAGGAGGGAACTGTCCGTCTGCCGGATCCGGCGAACGCCATTTTCCGAAAGGACGGCGGACGTACCTATGAGATTTATTCCGGCTGGGCGAAACGCTTCGAGGAAGCGTACGAGACGGAGATGAAAGAATGGGTAAAGTGTGTGCTGAAGGATGACCTGAGCGAATGCCCGACGGCGTGGGATGGTTACGTCACAGCGGTTGTCGCGGAGGCGTGTACAAAGGCACGGCTGACAGAGGGCACTGTCAGGATTGATTTGATTGAAAAACCGGAATTCTATAACTGA
- a CDS encoding uroporphyrinogen decarboxylase family protein: MPWDEFDEYLDNHYHMTCQMDDVVCWYCGDVEKTRLAEKHGCARIDWGTNRVWDRWEMEFDVYAPSGFFNYGHPLADLDKEMLDKWNPPSLDDMDNLFGFAMEEKEQYGEEYLVFVNGYCGIFERAFNLVGFEDFMALLVTEPDLACALMEKITDYKVEIARECIRRGFPMAHHGDDLGTQITTFLSVPMFQKLIKPHLKRLFAVYKDAGLPIQMHTCGNVTDYIPDLIDIGLDVLEPVQACMDFQFLQREYGKDLCFYGGIDTQQLLTFEKPEKVYDETLRVIDTLGKDGGLIIAPSQELMPNVPVENIIAMLNAINCAKGRD, encoded by the coding sequence ATGCCATGGGATGAATTTGATGAATATCTTGATAATCATTACCATATGACGTGTCAGATGGACGATGTCGTTTGCTGGTACTGCGGAGATGTGGAGAAAACCAGACTGGCGGAGAAACACGGATGTGCCAGAATCGACTGGGGGACGAACCGTGTCTGGGACCGGTGGGAGATGGAATTTGATGTCTATGCACCGAGCGGATTTTTCAATTATGGACATCCCCTGGCGGATCTGGACAAAGAGATGCTGGATAAGTGGAATCCTCCGAGTCTTGACGATATGGACAATCTGTTCGGGTTTGCGATGGAAGAAAAAGAACAGTACGGTGAGGAGTATCTCGTATTTGTAAATGGATACTGCGGAATATTTGAACGAGCTTTTAATCTGGTGGGATTTGAGGATTTTATGGCGCTGCTCGTGACGGAACCGGACCTTGCCTGTGCTCTGATGGAAAAAATCACAGATTACAAGGTTGAGATCGCCAGGGAGTGTATCAGGCGCGGATTTCCGATGGCACACCACGGAGATGATCTGGGTACGCAGATCACGACGTTTTTGTCTGTTCCCATGTTCCAAAAGCTGATCAAACCACACCTGAAACGGTTGTTTGCTGTTTACAAGGACGCAGGACTTCCGATCCAGATGCATACCTGCGGTAATGTAACAGACTACATACCGGATCTGATTGATATCGGACTGGATGTGCTGGAGCCGGTACAGGCATGTATGGATTTTCAATTTCTGCAGAGAGAATACGGAAAGGATCTCTGTTTCTACGGTGGGATTGATACACAGCAGCTGCTGACGTTCGAAAAGCCGGAGAAAGTGTATGACGAGACGCTTCGTGTTATTGATACCCTGGGGAAGGACGGCGGGCTGATCATTGCACCGTCTCAGGAACTGATGCCGAACGTACCGGTTGAGAATATTATTGCGATGTTGAACGCAATCAACTGTGCCAAAGGCAGAGACTAA
- a CDS encoding ABC transporter permease, with protein sequence MKKIRFKKKYMFILAVLAAFMIAGSFIPNYFTFNNIMNVTRQSSTIAICALAMTLVLIIKGIDLGTGGVMAFCAMISGMLMLSGLPILPAILIGMAVGLVIGVLNGLLVSKINIPAFIATYVTGQITLGMALVIGQGRSISGMPASYQAIGNTLFIGIPVNTWIMLVFLVITTVILRRTRMGKHIYALGGNETTLKMEGVNVDKVKVFAFALCGLYAALAGILLSAQMNTVHPTQGSTYQLDAVAASVIGGVSMLGGEGKAWMSVLGALIIGFLRNALDMLGIHPYFQNLAIGAAIIIVVGISVYNRNRELEAAKVF encoded by the coding sequence GTGAAGAAAATAAGGTTTAAGAAAAAGTATATGTTTATTCTGGCTGTGCTGGCGGCGTTTATGATTGCAGGAAGCTTTATTCCAAACTATTTTACCTTCAATAATATCATGAATGTGACGCGGCAGAGCTCAACTATCGCAATCTGTGCACTGGCAATGACGCTGGTTTTAATCATCAAGGGGATAGACCTGGGTACGGGAGGAGTTATGGCATTCTGTGCTATGATCAGTGGAATGCTGATGCTATCGGGCCTTCCTATTCTGCCGGCGATACTGATCGGAATGGCAGTCGGACTGGTCATCGGTGTACTGAACGGGCTGTTGGTTTCGAAGATCAATATTCCGGCGTTTATTGCCACCTATGTGACAGGACAGATCACTCTCGGAATGGCACTGGTGATCGGACAGGGACGTTCCATCAGCGGTATGCCGGCCTCTTATCAGGCGATCGGAAACACACTGTTTATCGGGATACCGGTCAATACCTGGATCATGCTTGTGTTTCTGGTTATCACAACCGTAATCCTCAGACGTACCAGAATGGGAAAACATATCTATGCGCTGGGCGGCAATGAGACGACACTGAAAATGGAAGGCGTCAACGTGGACAAGGTCAAGGTTTTTGCGTTCGCGCTCTGCGGTCTGTATGCGGCGCTTGCGGGTATCCTGCTGAGCGCTCAGATGAACACCGTACATCCTACGCAGGGATCTACTTATCAGCTGGACGCGGTTGCCGCATCTGTGATCGGCGGTGTCAGCATGCTGGGCGGTGAGGGGAAAGCCTGGATGTCGGTGCTGGGAGCGCTGATCATCGGTTTCCTCAGAAACGCGCTGGATATGCTGGGAATCCATCCGTATTTTCAGAACCTGGCAATCGGTGCGGCGATCATCATCGTAGTGGGGATCAGTGTCTATAACCGCAACAGGGAACTCGAAGCGGCGAAAGTATTTTAA
- a CDS encoding Gfo/Idh/MocA family protein, producing the protein MKLKFGIIGGGNGAFIGDVHRHGAEFDDLAELKAGCFTRNESENRKCGQKWGVSRDRIYPDYLTMAEEESRREDRIDFVTIATPNNTHYAIAKCFLEHGFHVMCDKPLAMSSQEGQELKRLAREKNLQFGVTFTYGYYTIIEQARQMIANGEIGGVKLIMAEYPQDWLAVALAGEDSDQAMWRTDPKISGISGATADIGSHLEYAVYKMTGLKIQKVLARLNKIPETMQIDNDSQIMLEYENGVKGFFWTSQIAIGRECAVLIRIYGDKGSIEWNHDMPSTLRVTKLDEPPQLYTTQRSFLYDSAQAQSRICAGVIEGYYEAFANMYRGYCQTLIARYMGEEADPRYTFADVEDGAEGLRFVEACVESDKKGNIWVEINRPEMTPE; encoded by the coding sequence ATGAAACTGAAATTTGGAATAATCGGCGGCGGGAACGGAGCCTTTATCGGTGACGTGCACCGCCACGGCGCCGAGTTTGATGATCTGGCCGAATTGAAGGCTGGCTGCTTCACCAGAAACGAGAGTGAAAACAGAAAATGCGGGCAAAAATGGGGCGTCAGCCGGGACAGGATTTATCCGGATTACCTGACGATGGCGGAGGAAGAGAGCAGACGGGAAGACCGGATTGATTTCGTCACGATTGCGACGCCGAACAATACACATTATGCGATTGCAAAATGTTTTCTGGAACATGGATTCCATGTGATGTGCGACAAGCCGCTTGCGATGAGTTCGCAGGAGGGACAGGAATTAAAGCGTCTGGCGCGGGAAAAGAATCTTCAGTTTGGCGTGACGTTCACCTATGGGTATTATACGATCATCGAACAGGCGAGACAGATGATAGCAAATGGTGAGATCGGTGGTGTGAAACTGATCATGGCGGAGTATCCGCAGGACTGGCTGGCTGTGGCGCTCGCCGGCGAAGATTCCGACCAGGCGATGTGGCGGACGGATCCGAAAATCTCCGGCATCTCGGGCGCCACAGCGGACATCGGTTCACATCTGGAATATGCGGTGTATAAAATGACCGGGCTGAAGATTCAAAAAGTGCTTGCACGGCTGAACAAGATACCGGAGACGATGCAGATCGACAATGACTCGCAGATTATGCTGGAGTATGAAAACGGTGTAAAAGGATTTTTCTGGACGTCGCAGATAGCAATCGGGCGTGAGTGTGCAGTGCTGATAAGGATTTACGGAGATAAAGGATCAATCGAATGGAATCATGATATGCCCTCCACACTACGGGTGACGAAGCTGGATGAACCGCCGCAGCTGTACACGACACAGAGGAGCTTTCTGTATGACTCGGCGCAGGCACAATCCAGAATCTGCGCGGGCGTGATCGAAGGTTATTATGAGGCGTTTGCAAATATGTACCGCGGGTACTGCCAGACGCTGATCGCCAGATATATGGGGGAAGAGGCGGACCCCCGATACACGTTTGCCGATGTGGAGGATGGAGCGGAGGGACTTCGGTTTGTTGAGGCATGTGTGGAAAGCGATAAAAAGGGAAATATCTGGGTAGAAATCAACCGTCCGGAGATGACTCCGGAATAA
- a CDS encoding zinc-dependent alcohol dehydrogenase: MKAAVFKGNGILSVEEVQTPKIRYPDEVLVRVKAASICGSDLHILSVPPGQRGDPGTIMGHEFVAEIVKTGEAVTQFPVGMRVVIEPNIRCGICPECRSGRENLCRNAQNMGQWRDGGFAEYCVVPQGQLHAVPKGIPDRVAALAEPLACVMNGMMRANPMPHEKVMVFGAGAIGLIFIKLLKCFGVMNVAVCEMDQNRQREAIKCGADHVLNPAEVSVSDWMTEHWGEYCDLAVDAVGAGAVLEQAVDIMKCGGRILVFGQNMTQRSTIRPGDINQKELTVYATLSTKNSFPPALELMKHPALKLEDIISHEICLTDIEKGIGMMRRKEATKIIVYPE; encoded by the coding sequence ATGAAAGCTGCAGTTTTTAAGGGTAATGGAATCTTGTCCGTGGAGGAGGTACAGACCCCGAAGATCAGATATCCGGATGAGGTTCTGGTGAGAGTGAAGGCGGCAAGCATCTGCGGAAGTGACCTGCATATTTTGAGTGTGCCTCCCGGACAGCGGGGCGATCCGGGCACAATCATGGGACATGAGTTCGTGGCGGAAATTGTGAAAACGGGTGAGGCTGTCACACAGTTTCCGGTGGGGATGCGCGTCGTGATCGAACCTAATATCCGCTGTGGCATCTGTCCGGAATGCAGGAGCGGGAGGGAGAATCTCTGCAGGAACGCCCAGAATATGGGGCAGTGGAGGGACGGCGGATTTGCCGAATACTGTGTCGTCCCGCAGGGTCAGCTGCACGCGGTGCCAAAAGGAATACCGGACCGGGTGGCGGCACTCGCCGAGCCGCTTGCCTGCGTGATGAACGGCATGATGCGCGCAAATCCGATGCCGCATGAAAAGGTGATGGTGTTCGGCGCCGGTGCGATCGGACTGATCTTTATCAAACTGCTGAAGTGTTTTGGGGTCATGAATGTTGCAGTCTGTGAGATGGATCAAAACCGACAGAGAGAGGCGATAAAGTGCGGAGCAGATCATGTGCTGAACCCCGCTGAAGTGTCCGTAAGTGACTGGATGACGGAACACTGGGGGGAGTACTGTGATCTGGCGGTGGATGCGGTGGGAGCCGGTGCAGTGCTGGAACAGGCAGTGGATATCATGAAATGCGGCGGGAGAATTCTTGTCTTTGGGCAGAATATGACACAGAGATCCACGATCCGGCCTGGCGATATCAATCAGAAAGAACTGACGGTCTATGCGACTCTGAGTACAAAAAACAGTTTTCCGCCGGCGCTTGAGCTGATGAAGCATCCGGCGCTGAAACTGGAAGATATTATCTCGCATGAGATCTGTCTTACGGATATAGAAAAAGGGATCGGCATGATGAGGAGAAAAGAGGCGACGAAAATCATTGTCTATCCGGAATAA
- a CDS encoding Gfo/Idh/MocA family protein, producing the protein MKLRYGLVGGGNGGFIGGVHRRAADFDFACELSAGCFSRKQEANLQTGTLWGVTPERTYSSFQEMAEVEGNREDGVDFISIATPNFIHYEIAKTFLEHGIHVICDKPVALDSVQAEELCSLAEERGLLFGVCYTYANYAILQEARRMIRVGMLGELFSIVAEYPQDWILTPDDTDVMSDWLMDPEKTGKAGCTAHIGTHLEYLMRYVTGAKPRRILARFQTYPRNLPLETESQVMIDYENQIQGLMWASIAAAGNDCGIALRVFGSRGSLEWSHLNPSRLIYHPLNQPSQTLVCGRNYLGEEAGRLARLPAGHPEGFYEAFANIFRNFCGDLKLLKEGRRPEKLHFPTIEDGLLSMRFIEACVKSNENNNAWVDFER; encoded by the coding sequence ATGAAGCTTAGATATGGACTGGTCGGTGGAGGGAACGGAGGATTTATCGGCGGGGTACACAGAAGGGCGGCAGACTTTGATTTTGCCTGCGAACTGAGTGCCGGATGTTTTTCCAGGAAACAGGAAGCCAATCTGCAGACGGGCACCCTGTGGGGGGTGACGCCGGAACGGACGTATTCATCTTTCCAGGAGATGGCGGAGGTAGAAGGAAATCGAGAGGACGGTGTGGATTTTATATCCATCGCGACGCCGAATTTCATCCATTACGAGATTGCGAAGACATTTCTGGAACATGGCATTCATGTGATCTGTGATAAACCTGTGGCACTGGACAGCGTACAGGCGGAGGAACTCTGCAGTCTGGCGGAAGAACGGGGACTGCTGTTCGGTGTCTGCTATACGTATGCAAACTATGCCATTCTGCAGGAGGCAAGGAGAATGATCAGGGTGGGTATGCTGGGAGAACTCTTCAGTATTGTTGCAGAATATCCCCAGGACTGGATCCTGACGCCGGATGACACGGATGTGATGAGTGACTGGCTGATGGACCCGGAAAAAACAGGGAAAGCGGGATGTACGGCACATATTGGCACACACCTGGAATATCTGATGCGGTATGTGACGGGCGCGAAGCCGCGCAGGATACTGGCACGCTTTCAGACGTATCCGAGAAATCTTCCGCTGGAGACGGAGTCACAGGTGATGATCGACTATGAAAATCAGATCCAGGGGCTGATGTGGGCATCGATCGCGGCGGCAGGGAACGACTGCGGAATCGCACTGCGGGTGTTTGGCAGCAGAGGGTCTCTGGAGTGGAGCCATTTGAATCCGAGCCGTTTGATTTACCACCCTCTGAACCAGCCGTCGCAGACGTTAGTCTGCGGAAGGAATTATCTGGGAGAAGAGGCGGGAAGACTTGCCAGGCTTCCGGCAGGACATCCGGAGGGATTTTACGAGGCGTTTGCAAATATTTTCCGAAACTTCTGCGGAGATTTGAAGTTGTTAAAAGAAGGCAGAAGACCGGAGAAACTGCATTTTCCGACGATCGAAGACGGATTGCTCAGCATGAGGTTTATCGAGGCATGTGTTAAGAGCAATGAAAACAATAACGCGTGGGTAGACTTTGAACGGTAA